One Streptomyces formicae genomic window, CTCGCCCGCCAGCTTGATGCGGCCGCCCGCTGCGTCGACCCGCTCCAGGACGACGGCCTGTCGGCCCTTCAACGCCTCGACTCCGGTGGCCAGTTCGGGACGCTGGGCGCGGTGCCTGGCGGCGACCGGGCGTACGACGCCGATGAGCGCGACCGAGACCGCGGCGAAGACCACGACCTGGAGGACCATGTCCCCGCCGAGACCCGCGGTCACGGCGCCCGCGACGGCGCCCACGGCCAGCATGC contains:
- a CDS encoding NfeD family protein — its product is MDIDAWVWWLIGAAALGIPLVLTAMPELGMLAVGAVAGAVTAGLGGDMVLQVVVFAAVSVALIGVVRPVAARHRAQRPELATGVEALKGRQAVVLERVDAAGGRIKLAGEIWSARALDTDSAYEAGQEVDVVEIDGATAIVM